The proteins below are encoded in one region of uncultured Eubacteriales bacterium:
- the fmt gene encoding 10-formyltetrahydrofolate:L-methionyl-tRNA(fMet) N-formyltransferase (Evidence 2a : Function of homologous gene experimentally demonstrated in an other organism; PubMedId : 1624424, 6379605, 8432722, 8887566, 9086272, 9843487; Product type e : enzyme), which produces MGTPEFAVPSLKALTDAGHELCGVFSQPDKPVGRHQNVLQPTPVKAFAMSKNIPVFQPTKLRDGTALALIRELEPELIVVAAYGRFLPDEILDYPAKGCINVHSSLLPKYRGAAPINWAVLNGDAETGVTIQHLASEMDTGDIIAQTRTSIGPDETAAQLYGRLAELGGALLVETVAEIEAGTATRSPQDGGAATLAPMLSKALSPMDWNRTAWELHNQVRGLLPWPCAVTELAGVRCKIFSTAVLEEKTSKPTGTILAADKNGIRVACGGGTVLRIDELQADGSKRMGAADYLRGHPIAI; this is translated from the coding sequence ATGGGCACCCCAGAGTTTGCGGTGCCTTCTCTGAAAGCGCTGACAGATGCGGGGCACGAGCTCTGCGGTGTGTTCTCCCAGCCGGATAAGCCGGTGGGCAGACACCAGAACGTATTGCAGCCAACGCCTGTAAAGGCTTTTGCCATGTCTAAAAACATCCCGGTTTTTCAACCGACTAAACTGCGGGACGGCACGGCGCTGGCCCTGATCCGGGAGCTGGAGCCCGAGCTCATCGTGGTGGCGGCCTACGGGCGCTTTTTGCCCGACGAGATTCTGGACTACCCCGCTAAGGGGTGCATCAATGTCCACTCGTCCCTGCTGCCCAAGTACAGGGGCGCGGCCCCCATCAACTGGGCCGTCCTCAACGGCGACGCCGAGACCGGCGTCACCATCCAGCACCTGGCCTCCGAGATGGACACAGGGGACATTATCGCCCAGACCCGCACCTCCATCGGCCCGGATGAGACGGCGGCCCAGCTCTACGGCCGCCTGGCCGAGCTGGGCGGGGCGCTGCTGGTCGAGACTGTGGCCGAAATCGAGGCGGGTACGGCCACGCGCAGCCCTCAGGACGGCGGCGCGGCCACGCTGGCCCCCATGCTCTCCAAGGCGCTGTCTCCCATGGATTGGAACAGAACGGCTTGGGAGCTCCATAATCAGGTGCGGGGGCTGCTGCCCTGGCCCTGCGCGGTGACTGAGCTTGCCGGAGTGCGCTGTAAGATTTTTTCTACCGCTGTACTGGAGGAGAAGACCTCTAAGCCCACCGGAACCATCCTTGCGGCAGACAAGAACGGTATCCGCGTGGCCTGCGGCGGCGGGACGGTATTGCGTATCGACGAGCTCCAGGCCGACGGCAGCAAGCGCATGGGGGCGGCCGACTATTTAAGAGGCCATCCCATTGCCATTTAA